The nucleotide window GCGAGATTTGTAAAGTTCCGTATGTGATCGAGCAGTGATATGAATGTTGTATTCTTCTATAGAACTGGGCCAGGAGACCGTACGTTGCCTCCGTTTGAAAAGAGCCATCAATCTATCTACGTTGTTCGATTCGAGATCCAGCAGGCGGCCCTGCCGTGCCTCGAACCGGTGTAAGAAAAGAATGGGGAGGGGAAAGCtcagaaaaagaaaaaaaaactaCCACGTCTCTTCCGTGCATGCCATTCCAATGGTCGCTCTATCCGCAAACCCCAATCATCGTCAGTCTACCATTTTCGCCAGCCCCCACCCCACGCTCTAACCCCTCCGGTGACTTACACCGCCACTAGACAAGTCGGACTCAACGGGCCGCAACCAAGCTCATATAAATACCCCAAGCAACGCCGGCCAAGGCACCGACCAGGTTCCTGCCCTCGATGCTCTTGATGAAGGCAAAGTTGACGAAGCTGACAACGGGCCACAGCTTCAGGCCCGCGAGGAAGATGGACACGAACTCGAGCTGGCTGCTGCGGACGACGGCCCGCCAGTCGACCTTGCTGTagtcgatggcgccgcgcGAGAAGAGGTACGACCCCGAGTGGtgagcggcggcgaggtgcTCCGGGCGGGTCATGGCAGTCTGGATGCTGTGCATGAACATGCTGAAGGCGAGCGTGttgagggcggcgccgactgTCTGGTCGAGGAACAGCTTGATGAGCGTGTTGCGGATGTTGAGCTTGGGCTCCACAAGCTTGTTCTCGCGCGCCTCGCGGTCCAGCTTCTTTTCGTcattggcggcggccgacgctACGGCATTCTTGGTGGGCGAGACGAGGTAGGCCGGGAAGGTCTCCTCGAGGAAGCCTTGCCTATAGCGGGTTGTGTCAGTCAATATTCTTGAACGCTGACCCAATCTTGAGTCCGAACGAAAGCATCGGCGGTCTCGCGAGAGCGTTTATTTGCCGGTAGAGAGACTCACCACATGAAATTGGGTGGTGTGCTGACGATGGTGTAGATGACAAACTGGAAAACGGGAACCCAGTCAATGACCAGTTGGCTCTGGTCGCAGGGTTAGCAACGGGTCTCGCTCAGGACATGATCAGGCGGCGTTTTAGGATTCGACGACGCAACATATCCCTCCGGCGGTCCTGGCGTATGGAAACATCATACATCGGTTTGGTAGGCCGTCAGGGCTTGGGCCAGTAGGTTGGACGTGCCGCTGAGGACAGCGGACTGGAGGGTCGCCGTGACAATCGGAGGAAGGGCCATGATGACGGCTCTGCGGCTTCTGTGCAGCTGGGTAAAGTGATTCTTGAGGCGAAGTCTTGCGTCCGTATGTGTGAGTGTGTTGATGCTCAGCTATGAGGCGCGATGAGCGATGTCG belongs to Colletotrichum higginsianum IMI 349063 chromosome 5, whole genome shotgun sequence and includes:
- a CDS encoding Mpv17/PMP22 family protein codes for the protein MALPPIVTATLQSAVLSGTSNLLAQALTAYQTDSQLVIDWVPVFQFVIYTIVSTPPNFMWQGFLEETFPAYLVSPTKNAVASAAANDEKKLDREARENKLVEPKLNIRNTLIKLFLDQTVGAALNTLAFSMFMHSIQTAMTRPEHLAAAHHSGSYLFSRGAIDYSKVDWRAVVRSSQLEFVSIFLAGLKLWPVVSFVNFAFIKSIEGRNLVGALAGVAWGIYMSLVAAR